The following proteins are co-located in the Deltaproteobacteria bacterium GWA2_45_12 genome:
- a CDS encoding ribosomal protein S12 methylthiotransferase RimO has translation MQKASQKTSVKLISLGCAKNLVDSEVMLGGLARNQFEIRKSEENADIGIVNTCGFIDASKEESINTILELAKEKKTGKLKYLVVAGCLSQRYIEKLPKLLPEVDAFLGSGDFQNLPHVLEEKLKGKRQKNFVHAPNETLRYDLPRLHSTPFYTRYLKISEGCSHRCSFCTIPIMRGGTVRSRPIDDIFHEISRGVQEGVKEFNFIAQDLNEYGRDLGQRTSLYALLDKLSSINGEVWMRLLYMYPLQFPDKLIALIKNHPHVCKYVDIPLQHIDDRILKSMNRGSSSHYIYRLLENLRKAMPAMALRTTFIVGYPGETEKEFEKLLSFVKEMRFDRLGAFTYSHEEDTPSFSIKKQIPQKIKEERRDILMKAQQQISLENNRKKIGSSLKVLFEGDEYQADVFDPQNYFGVGRHEGQAPEIDGQVFIKKTNVLSPKVGDWLHVKINEAKDYDLVGEIIGSSSEKSFMV, from the coding sequence ATGCAAAAGGCCTCTCAAAAAACTTCTGTCAAACTCATCTCGCTTGGATGTGCCAAAAACCTTGTCGATTCTGAAGTCATGCTAGGCGGGCTAGCCAGAAATCAATTTGAAATACGAAAATCAGAAGAAAATGCCGACATCGGCATTGTCAACACCTGTGGATTTATTGATGCTTCGAAAGAGGAATCCATCAATACTATCCTGGAACTGGCCAAAGAGAAAAAAACCGGCAAGCTGAAATACCTGGTTGTCGCCGGCTGCCTTTCGCAGCGTTATATTGAAAAATTGCCCAAATTATTACCGGAAGTGGATGCTTTTTTAGGTTCGGGTGATTTCCAGAATTTACCCCATGTTCTTGAAGAAAAACTCAAGGGCAAACGCCAAAAAAACTTTGTTCATGCCCCCAATGAAACCCTTCGTTATGATCTCCCCAGGCTGCATTCCACCCCTTTTTACACACGCTACTTAAAAATTTCCGAAGGTTGCTCGCACCGGTGTTCTTTTTGCACCATCCCTATTATGCGCGGGGGTACCGTCAGAAGCCGCCCCATTGATGATATTTTTCATGAAATTTCCAGAGGGGTGCAAGAAGGGGTGAAGGAATTCAATTTTATCGCGCAAGACTTAAATGAATACGGCCGTGATTTGGGCCAACGTACAAGCCTCTATGCCCTTTTAGACAAACTAAGCAGCATTAACGGTGAAGTATGGATGCGGCTCTTATACATGTACCCCCTTCAATTCCCCGACAAGCTGATCGCCCTTATCAAAAACCATCCCCATGTGTGCAAATACGTTGATATCCCTTTGCAACATATTGACGATCGTATTTTAAAATCAATGAACCGCGGTTCCTCATCGCATTACATTTACCGTCTCCTTGAGAATCTGCGCAAGGCCATGCCCGCCATGGCGCTTCGCACCACTTTTATTGTGGGCTACCCCGGAGAAACAGAAAAAGAGTTTGAAAAACTGCTCTCTTTTGTAAAGGAAATGCGTTTTGATCGTTTAGGGGCCTTTACCTATTCCCACGAAGAAGACACACCTTCTTTTTCGATAAAAAAACAGATCCCGCAAAAAATTAAAGAGGAACGACGGGATATTTTAATGAAAGCCCAACAGCAGATTTCCCTGGAAAATAACCGGAAAAAAATTGGGAGTTCCCTAAAAGTGTTATTTGAAGGGGACGAATATCAGGCTGATGTTTTTGATCCGCAAAATTATTTTGGCGTGGGGCGCCACGAAGGCCAGGCCCCCGAAATTGACGGGCAAGTCTTTATCAAAAAAACAAATGTTTTATCTCCCAAAGTTGGGGACTGGCTTCATGTGAAAATAAATGAGGCTAAAGATTATGACTTGGTGGGGGAAATAATCGGGAGCAGCTCAGAAAAATCGTTCATGGTGTAA